The following proteins come from a genomic window of Pseudomonas cichorii:
- the xdhC gene encoding xanthine dehydrogenase accessory protein XdhC, giving the protein MNDWISALARLQAQGEPCILVTIIEELGSTPRNAGSKMVVTAQGIHDTIGGGHLEYKAMEIARDMLTSGTQQTHLERFNLGASLGQCCGGVNVLLFEPMGQPQAQIAVFGAGHVGRALVPLLASLPCRVRWIDSREQEFPEHLPEAVLKIVNDEPVDEVAQLPKGSYCIVMTHNHQLDLELTAAILKRGDFGYFGLIGSRTKRVKFEHRLKERGFEPALLQRMRCPMGLAQVKGKLPVEIAISIAAEVIATYNASFGQHSNNAEPVAKLLPASRRSQSQ; this is encoded by the coding sequence ATGAACGACTGGATCAGCGCCCTGGCCAGGCTACAGGCCCAAGGTGAGCCGTGCATTCTGGTCACCATCATCGAAGAACTGGGCTCGACGCCACGCAATGCGGGTTCCAAGATGGTGGTCACGGCGCAGGGGATCCACGACACCATCGGTGGCGGGCACCTGGAATACAAGGCCATGGAAATCGCCCGTGACATGCTGACCAGCGGCACTCAGCAGACGCACCTGGAGCGCTTCAACCTCGGTGCCAGCCTTGGCCAGTGTTGCGGTGGCGTGAACGTTCTGCTGTTCGAGCCCATGGGCCAGCCACAGGCGCAGATTGCAGTGTTCGGCGCAGGTCATGTGGGCCGGGCGCTGGTGCCGCTGCTGGCCAGCCTGCCCTGCCGGGTGCGCTGGATCGACTCTCGCGAACAGGAGTTCCCGGAACACTTGCCCGAGGCCGTGCTGAAAATCGTCAATGACGAGCCTGTCGATGAGGTCGCGCAACTGCCCAAAGGCAGTTACTGCATTGTCATGACGCACAACCATCAACTGGATCTGGAACTGACAGCCGCCATTCTCAAGCGCGGCGACTTTGGCTATTTCGGGCTGATCGGCTCCCGGACCAAGCGCGTCAAGTTCGAGCATCGCCTGAAAGAACGCGGCTTTGAGCCCGCCTTGCTGCAACGCATGCGCTGCCCCATGGGCCTGGCGCAGGTCAAAGGCAAGCTGCCCGTCGAGATCGCCATTTCCATCGCTGCCGAAGTGATCGCCACTTACAACGCCAGCTTTGGCCAACACAGTAACAATGCCGAACCTGTCGCCAAACTGCTGCCCGCCTCGCGGCGCAGCCAGTCGCAATGA
- the xdhB gene encoding xanthine dehydrogenase molybdopterin binding subunit, producing the protein MSNHLPPKTQAELVALFQQDLTTGVGRSVKHDSADKHVSGEAIYIDDRLEFPNQLHVYARLSDRAHARIISIDTAPCLAFDGVRIVITHEDIPGLKDIGPLLPGDPLLAIDKVEFVGQPVLAVAARDLETARKAAMAAVIEYEDLEPVLDVVQALRQKHFVVDSHTHKRGDSANALQNAPHRLQGNLHIGGQEHFYLETQVSSVMPTEDGGMIVYCSTQNPTEIQKLVAEVLGVSMNRIVVDMRRMGGGFGGKETQAASPACLCAVIAHLTGQPTKMRLPRVEDMLMTGKRHPFYIEYDVGFDDNGRLQGIELELAGNCGYSPDLSASIVDRAMFHADNSYYLGDATINGHRCKTNTASNTAYRGFGGPQGMVAIEEVMDRIARHLDLDPLAVRKTNYYGKTERNVTHYYQTVEHNLLQEMTADLEQSSQYAERREAIKAFNASSPILKKGLALTPVKFGISFTASFLNQAGALIHIYTDGSIHLNHGGTEMGQGLNVKVAQVVAEVFQVDIERIQITATNTDKVPNTSPTAASSGTDLNGKAAQNAAEILKQRLVEFAAQKYQVTEADVVFRNGHVRIGEQVLSFAELAHQAWMGQVSLSSTGYYKTPKIFYDRTQARGRPFYYFAFGAACAEVIVDTLTGEYKMLRTDILHDVGASLNPAIDIGQVEGGYIQGAGWLTTEELVWNDKGKLLTNGPASYKIPAVADLPLDLRVTLVENRKNPEDTVFHSKAVGEPPFMLGIAAWCAIKDAVASLGDYRHQPDIDAPATPERVLWGCEQMRRLNR; encoded by the coding sequence ATGTCTAATCATCTCCCGCCCAAAACCCAGGCCGAGCTGGTCGCGCTGTTCCAGCAGGACCTGACCACCGGCGTAGGCCGCAGCGTCAAGCATGACAGTGCCGACAAGCATGTCAGCGGCGAGGCGATCTATATCGATGACCGCCTGGAGTTCCCCAATCAACTGCATGTGTATGCACGCCTGTCGGATCGCGCCCATGCGCGCATCATCAGCATCGACACCGCGCCGTGTCTGGCCTTTGACGGGGTGCGGATCGTCATCACCCACGAAGACATTCCCGGCCTGAAAGACATCGGCCCGTTGCTGCCCGGCGACCCGCTGCTGGCCATCGACAAGGTCGAGTTTGTCGGCCAGCCGGTATTGGCGGTGGCCGCACGGGATCTGGAAACCGCACGCAAGGCGGCGATGGCGGCGGTCATTGAATATGAAGACCTGGAGCCGGTGCTGGATGTGGTTCAGGCCTTGCGCCAGAAGCATTTCGTGGTGGACAGCCATACCCACAAGCGTGGCGATTCGGCCAATGCCCTGCAAAACGCACCCCATCGTTTGCAGGGCAATCTGCATATCGGCGGGCAAGAGCATTTTTATCTGGAGACTCAGGTTTCGTCGGTGATGCCCACCGAAGATGGCGGGATGATCGTCTATTGCTCGACCCAGAACCCTACGGAAATCCAGAAGCTGGTGGCCGAGGTGCTGGGCGTTTCGATGAACAGAATCGTGGTCGATATGCGGCGCATGGGCGGCGGCTTTGGCGGCAAGGAAACCCAGGCAGCCAGCCCGGCGTGCCTGTGCGCTGTGATTGCCCACCTCACCGGGCAACCAACCAAGATGCGCCTGCCACGGGTCGAAGACATGCTGATGACCGGCAAGCGCCACCCCTTCTATATCGAATACGACGTGGGCTTTGACGACAACGGACGCCTGCAAGGCATCGAGCTGGAACTGGCGGGCAACTGCGGTTATTCGCCAGACCTGTCGGCCTCGATTGTCGACCGGGCGATGTTCCATGCCGATAACTCGTATTACCTGGGCGATGCCACCATCAACGGCCATCGCTGCAAGACCAACACTGCGTCGAACACCGCCTATCGCGGCTTCGGCGGCCCACAGGGCATGGTCGCCATCGAAGAGGTGATGGACCGCATCGCCCGCCATCTGGACCTGGACCCGCTGGCGGTGCGCAAGACCAATTACTACGGCAAGACCGAGCGCAACGTCACCCATTACTACCAGACCGTCGAGCACAACCTGCTGCAAGAAATGACCGCCGATCTGGAGCAAAGCAGCCAGTACGCCGAGCGTCGCGAAGCCATCAAGGCCTTCAACGCCAGCAGCCCGATCCTGAAAAAGGGCCTGGCGCTGACACCGGTCAAATTCGGGATTTCCTTTACCGCCAGTTTCCTCAATCAGGCGGGTGCGCTGATCCATATCTACACCGATGGCAGCATCCACCTGAACCATGGTGGCACGGAGATGGGCCAGGGCTTGAACGTCAAGGTGGCTCAGGTGGTGGCCGAGGTGTTTCAGGTGGATATCGAGCGTATCCAGATCACCGCGACCAACACTGACAAGGTGCCGAACACCTCACCGACTGCGGCATCCAGCGGCACGGACCTCAATGGCAAGGCCGCGCAGAATGCGGCTGAAATCCTCAAGCAGCGGCTGGTGGAATTTGCGGCGCAGAAGTATCAGGTGACCGAGGCCGACGTGGTGTTTCGCAATGGGCATGTGCGTATCGGCGAGCAGGTGCTGTCCTTCGCCGAGCTGGCGCATCAGGCGTGGATGGGCCAGGTGTCGCTGTCCAGCACCGGCTATTACAAGACACCGAAGATTTTCTATGACCGCACTCAGGCGCGGGGTCGGCCTTTTTACTATTTCGCCTTTGGCGCGGCCTGCGCCGAGGTGATCGTCGACACCCTGACCGGCGAGTACAAAATGCTGCGCACCGACATCCTGCATGACGTAGGTGCGTCCCTGAACCCGGCCATCGATATCGGTCAGGTCGAAGGCGGCTACATTCAGGGCGCGGGCTGGCTGACCACCGAAGAACTGGTGTGGAACGACAAAGGCAAATTGCTGACCAACGGCCCGGCGTCCTACAAGATCCCGGCGGTGGCGGACTTGCCGCTGGATTTACGGGTCACCCTGGTGGAAAACCGCAAGAACCCTGAAGACACGGTGTTCCATTCCAAAGCCGTGGGCGAACCGCCCTTCATGCTGGGGATTGCGGCGTGGTGTGCGATCAAGGATGCGGTGGCAAGCCTGGGGGATTATCGGCATCAACCCGACATCGATGCGCCCGCGACGCCGGAGCGGGTTTTGTGGGGCTGCGAGCAGATGCGGCGGCTGAACAGATGA
- the xdhA gene encoding xanthine dehydrogenase small subunit: MIQFLLNQELKTEHTLDPNLTVLNYLRGYAHKTGTKEGCASGDCGACTVVLGELEIDNDGTEQLRYRSLNSCLTFVASLHGKQLISVEDLKHQGQLHSVQKAMVDCHGSQCGFCTPGFVMSLFALQKNSTHADAHQAHEALAGNLCRCTGYRPILDAAAQACGQPQPDQFDQRQAQTIARLRNIAPKTTGELNDGEKRSLVPLTVADLADLYSAHPQARLLAGGTDLALEVTQFHKPLPVMIHVGHIAEMKRIERFEDRLEIGAAASLTDCHAALKTEYPDFGELLQRFASLQIRNQGTLGGNIGNASPIGDAPPLLIALGAQIVLRKGETRRTLALEDYFIDYRVTARQESEFIEKIIVPTAKAGHVFRAYKVSKRLDDDISAVCAAFCLHLEDGRIIDARIAFGGMAAIPKRAAACERALIGQPWTSASIERACSALAEDFTPLSDFRASKEYRLLSAQNLLRKYFIELQTPTLATRVSRYV, translated from the coding sequence GTGATCCAGTTCCTTTTGAACCAGGAGCTCAAAACCGAGCACACCCTGGACCCGAACCTCACCGTGCTCAATTACCTGCGCGGGTATGCGCACAAGACAGGCACCAAGGAAGGCTGCGCCAGTGGTGACTGCGGTGCTTGTACCGTTGTGCTCGGTGAGCTGGAAATCGACAACGATGGCACTGAGCAATTGCGTTATCGCAGCCTCAACTCATGCCTGACCTTCGTGGCCTCGCTGCATGGCAAACAATTGATCAGCGTCGAAGACCTCAAGCATCAGGGGCAACTGCATAGCGTGCAAAAGGCCATGGTCGATTGCCACGGCTCGCAATGCGGCTTCTGCACACCGGGCTTTGTGATGTCGCTGTTCGCCCTGCAAAAGAACAGCACGCACGCCGATGCCCATCAGGCCCACGAAGCCCTGGCAGGCAATCTGTGCCGCTGCACCGGTTATCGCCCGATTCTGGACGCTGCCGCCCAGGCCTGCGGCCAACCGCAACCCGACCAGTTTGATCAGCGTCAGGCCCAGACCATCGCCCGTCTGCGTAACATCGCGCCCAAGACAACCGGCGAATTGAACGACGGGGAAAAGCGCTCTCTGGTGCCATTGACCGTGGCCGATCTGGCCGACCTTTACAGCGCACACCCACAAGCCAGATTACTGGCAGGCGGGACCGATCTGGCGCTGGAAGTCACTCAGTTCCACAAGCCGCTGCCGGTGATGATCCATGTTGGCCATATCGCCGAGATGAAGCGCATCGAGCGTTTCGAGGACCGGCTGGAGATTGGCGCGGCCGCCTCGCTGACCGACTGCCATGCAGCCCTCAAGACCGAATACCCGGACTTCGGCGAGTTGCTGCAACGCTTCGCTTCGTTGCAGATCCGCAACCAAGGCACGCTGGGTGGCAATATCGGCAATGCCTCGCCCATCGGTGACGCCCCGCCGCTGCTGATCGCACTGGGCGCGCAGATCGTACTGCGCAAGGGTGAGACTCGGCGCACCCTGGCGCTGGAAGATTACTTCATCGATTACCGGGTGACGGCGCGTCAGGAAAGCGAGTTCATCGAGAAGATCATTGTGCCGACCGCCAAGGCTGGCCATGTGTTCCGCGCCTACAAGGTGTCCAAGCGACTGGATGACGATATCTCGGCGGTCTGCGCGGCTTTTTGCCTGCATCTTGAAGACGGCAGGATTATCGATGCGCGCATTGCGTTCGGCGGCATGGCAGCCATTCCCAAACGTGCCGCGGCCTGCGAGCGGGCCTTGATCGGCCAGCCCTGGACATCGGCATCCATCGAGCGGGCGTGCAGCGCACTGGCCGAAGATTTCACGCCGCTGTCGGATTTTCGCGCCAGCAAGGAATACCGTCTGCTCAGCGCGCAAAACCTGCTGCGCAAATACTTTATCGAGCTACAGACACCCACCCTTGCTACGCGGGTGAGCCGCTATGTCTAA
- a CDS encoding GntR family transcriptional regulator yields the protein MTFKASDSLAEQIAQHIAERIIRGELKPGERIQEQKVTQALSVSRGTVREALLILERRHLVVILPRRGAQVTVLDAHNVVGLCSLMAELYILLATSVAERWQRESDLTPFLQIQQRLKASCDRGDVTVFVEESFNVMRAAYAFADNPYLQETVENLQPSMSRSYYLALEQRKAELGDYLQLLSQLLDAVVARNLPEIRVVLTNYCQRSCRLVLAALSTG from the coding sequence ATGACGTTCAAGGCATCGGACAGCCTCGCCGAGCAGATCGCTCAGCACATTGCCGAGCGGATCATCCGTGGCGAGCTGAAACCTGGAGAGCGGATCCAGGAACAAAAGGTCACGCAGGCGTTGAGTGTCAGCCGTGGGACCGTTCGTGAAGCATTGTTGATTCTGGAACGCAGGCACCTGGTCGTGATCCTGCCGCGCCGTGGTGCGCAGGTGACTGTGCTGGATGCCCATAATGTGGTCGGCCTTTGCTCTCTGATGGCCGAGCTGTATATCCTGCTGGCCACGTCGGTTGCCGAACGCTGGCAGCGAGAGTCAGACCTGACGCCGTTCTTACAGATCCAGCAGCGCCTCAAAGCCAGTTGCGATCGCGGGGATGTCACGGTCTTCGTCGAGGAAAGCTTCAACGTCATGCGTGCGGCCTATGCATTTGCCGACAACCCGTATTTGCAGGAAACCGTCGAAAACCTGCAACCTTCCATGAGTCGCAGTTATTATCTGGCGCTTGAGCAGCGCAAGGCAGAGCTGGGGGATTACCTGCAGCTGTTGTCGCAACTGCTCGATGCTGTTGTAGCCCGCAATCTGCCCGAGATTCGCGTGGTCTTGACCAACTATTGCCAACGCAGCTGCAGGCTGGTGCTGGCCGCTTTATCCACAGGCTGA